A single region of the Cucumis melo cultivar AY chromosome 3, USDA_Cmelo_AY_1.0, whole genome shotgun sequence genome encodes:
- the LOC103488368 gene encoding transcription initiation factor TFIID subunit 10 isoform X1, with the protein MNHSQQATGSRHDDDAALSEFLASLMEYTPTIPDELVEHYLGKSGFQCPDVRLIRLVAVATQKFVADVASDALQHCKARQAAVVKDKRDKQQKDKRLILTMEDLSKALREYGVNVKHQEYFADSPSTGVDSTSREE; encoded by the exons atgaaCCATAGCCAACAAGCGACAGGGAGCAGGCACGACGATGACGCAGCGCTATCTGAGTTTTTAGCTTCTCTAATGGAGTATACTCCCACT ATTCCCGATGAGTTGGTGGAGCATTACTTAGGAAAGAGTGGATTTCAGTGTCCCGACGTTCGATT GATCAGGCTTGTCGCTGTTGCCACACAGAAGTTCGTTGCGGATGTTGCAAGTGATGCTCTCCA GCATTGTAAGGCAAGGCAGGCTGCAGTGGTGAAAGACAAAAGGGATAAACAACAAAAG GATAAGCGGTTAATATTGACCATGGAGGATCTCTCAAAGGCACTTCGTGAG TATGGCGTCAATGTGAAACATCAAGAATATTTTGCTGATAGCCCTTCAACGGGAGTGGATTCTACTTCCAGAGAGGAATGA
- the LOC103488368 gene encoding transcription initiation factor TFIID subunit 10 isoform X2 — MNHSQQATGSRHDDDAALSEFLASLMEYTPTIPDELVEHYLGKSGFQCPDVRLIRLVAVATQKFVADVASDALQHCKARQAAVVKDKRDKQQKDKRLILTMEDLSKALREGIVNVHAFSFYDHHFGNDYVLSIDTW, encoded by the exons atgaaCCATAGCCAACAAGCGACAGGGAGCAGGCACGACGATGACGCAGCGCTATCTGAGTTTTTAGCTTCTCTAATGGAGTATACTCCCACT ATTCCCGATGAGTTGGTGGAGCATTACTTAGGAAAGAGTGGATTTCAGTGTCCCGACGTTCGATT GATCAGGCTTGTCGCTGTTGCCACACAGAAGTTCGTTGCGGATGTTGCAAGTGATGCTCTCCA GCATTGTAAGGCAAGGCAGGCTGCAGTGGTGAAAGACAAAAGGGATAAACAACAAAAG GATAAGCGGTTAATATTGACCATGGAGGATCTCTCAAAGGCACTTCGTGAG GGAATCGTTAATGTGCATGCTTTCTCATTTTATGACCACCACTTTGGAAATGATTACGTTTTGAGCATAGACACTTGGTGA